One window of the Xiphias gladius isolate SHS-SW01 ecotype Sanya breed wild chromosome 11, ASM1685928v1, whole genome shotgun sequence genome contains the following:
- the psme4a gene encoding proteasome activator complex subunit 4A isoform X3, whose amino-acid sequence MKKAQSDTLGFVPQKDIVYNKLLPYADRLDGESNDILSKIKGNLGRAVQLREIWPGVLFWTRKLSTYMRLYGRKFSKEDHVLFIKLLYELVTIPKLEISMMQGLARLLINLLKKRELLSREDLELPWRPLYELHDRILFSKTEHLGLNWFPNSPRPRSSSKLIMIKLVQRCSVESVLKMLVKSCRPYFSESATQEMLDEWRPLLCPFDVTMQRAISYLELFLPTTLPPELHNKGFKLWFDELINLWVSVQNLPSWEVHLVSLFARLANDNIGYIDWDPYIPKIFTRILRSLNLPVGTSQMMVPRYVTNAYDISHVVLWVSSLLGGPSKQTQAQLSGLFNSITSFFHPSNHGRWLMKLMKLLQRLPASVVRRLHRERYRKPTWLTPIPDSHKLTEEDITDFVESMMQPVLLAMFSKTGSLDAAQALQNLALMRPELVIPPVLEKTYPALETLTEPHQLTATLSCMIGVARSLVSGGQRFPEGPTHMLPLLMRALPGVDPNDFSKCMITFQFIATFVTLVPLVDCSSVLHERTDLTEVEREMCSASAEFEDFVLQFMDRCFALIDSSTLEQTREETETEKMTHLESLVELGLSSTFSTILTQCSLDIFKVALVKVFNFATTNIFETRVAGRMVADMCRAASKCQPAESLKIFVPHCCNAINQIAVNEEVLNEEELDKELLWNLQLLSEVTRVDGDKILPYRSELVQILQLTLRLKCKQGYTLACNLLHHILRSSALIYPTEYCSVPGGFHQPISDYLPIKDWGRPGDLWNLDIRWHVPSVEETSLAFYLLDLILQPELQHLQRFAQGEQDMSRDDVLQSLTIVQHCLLGAGSLMPPLKGEPIPELVHSMVNLDETTLYTGMEYDKSRENYRDAICSVMRQLLHYILEHSEDDTKSLFSIIKIISDLLHFKGSHKHEFDSRWKSFNLVKKSMENRLHGRKQHIRALLIDRVMLQHELRKLTVEGCQYRSIHQELMRDLLRLSTSTYSQVRSRAQNVLFTALGTYNFCCRDLIPHVLEFLNPDNSSVKQQQFKGALYCLLGNHSGVCLANLHDWECIALTWPAIVRSGLSSAMSLEKPSIVRLFDDLADKIHRQYETIGIDFSIPGDCCAVAKQLMITGNPFPEDPVPSEEETGEGLKRQELKNSESVEKYKQLIGDLLDCLSNRNMPWKFEHIAIGFLSLLLRDDHQLPPPAVMFFVKSLNHDSLYVRKVAISAVAGIMKQIKRPHKKVPISPSELCGVKEPLGIVAGDRPDNQWLQYNSSSLPRTQQDWDHCVFVEKTHWGYYCWPRKLMMYAPHEEQPKQNLARDEMTEREQIIFDHFSDPVFINQFIEFLSLEDRKGKDKFSPRRFCLFKGLFRNFSDAFLPVLQPHMERLVADSHESKQRCVAEIISGLIRGCKHWSYSKVESLWELLCPLLRTALSNITIETYADWGTCIATACESRDPRKLYWLFEMLMESPVNGEGGSFVDACRLYVLQGGLAQQEWRVPELLHRLLQYLEPKLTQVYKNVRERIGSVLTYIFMIDVSLPYTQPTTSPRISDFTERILLQLKPLTEGDEEIQNHVIEENEVGEQDERTQAIKLLKTVLKWLIASAGRSFSTAVPEQLRLLPLLFKIAPVENDDSYDELKRDAKTCLSLMSQGLLYMEQIPMVLSTLQEIAGSSSWHARYTVLTYLQIMVFYNLFTFMSDQKAVNDVRALVIRLLEDEQLELHCSDSALSSWLSTLHPPSGPLAVAMETTGCSNLLLWR is encoded by the exons GCCTCGTTCATCCTCTAAACTCATAATGATAAAATTGGTTCAGAGGTG CTCTGTGGAAAGTGTGTTGAAAATGCTAGTGAAAAGCTGCAGACC CTACTTTTCTGAGTCTGCTACTCAGGAGATGCTGGATGAGTGGAGACCACTCCTCTGTCCCTTTGATGTCACCATGCAAAGAGCAATCAGCTACCTTGAGCTCTTTCTCCCCACGActctgcctccagagctgcaCAACAAGGGGTTCAA attgtGGTTTGATGAACTGATCAACTTATGGGTGTCTGTGCAAAATCTTCCAAGCTGGGAAGTG CATCTGGTCAGTCTCTTTGCTCGCTTGGCTAATGACAACATTGGCTACATTGATTGGGACCCCTATATCCCTAAG atTTTCACAAGAATTCTGAGGAGTTTGAATCTCCCTGTGGGGACCAGTCAGATGATGGTACCACGATATGTCACCAATGCCTACGACATCAGCCATGTGGTGCTTTGGGTCTCATCCCTCCTG GGAGGACCCAGCAAGCAAACTCAAGCACAACTCAGTGGCCTTTTCAACAGTATTACATCCTTCTTCCACCCATCAAACCATGGCCGCTGGTTG ATGAAGCTCATGAAGCTGCTCCAGCGTCTCCCAGCCAGTGTGGTACGGCGGCTGCACAGAGAGCGCTACAGAAAGCCCACGTGGTTAACACCGATACCAGACAGTCACAAGCTCACAGAGGAGGATATCACTGACTTTGTGGAGAGTATGATGCAGCCGGTTCTGCTTGCCATGTTCAGCAAGACGGGAAGTCTCGATGCAGCACAGGCCCTGCAAAACTTGGCTCTAATGAGGCCTGAGTTGGTCATTCCCCCTGTGCTAGAGAA GACATACCCTGCTCTGGAGACTCTAACAGAGCCCCACCAGCTGACAGCCACTCTGAGCTGCATGATTGGTGTGGCACGGAGCCTGGTGTCAGGTGGGCAGCGCTTTCCTGAGGGACCCACTCACATGCTGCCCCTGCTTATGAGGGCTCTGCCAGGCGTTGACCCAAATGACTTCAGCAAGTGCATG ATCACATTCCAGTTTATTGCTACATTTGTGACTCTTGTGCCTTTGGTGGACTGTTCGTCTGTCCTACATGAAAGAACTGACTTGACAGAG GTGGAAAGAGAGATGTGCTCAGCCTCAGCTGAGTTTGAAGACTTTGTTCTTCAGTTCATGGACAG ATGCTTTGCCCTCATAGACAGCAGCACTCTGGAACAAACTCgtgaggaaacagaaacagagaaaatgactcATTTGGAGAGTCTGGTAGAGCTTGGCCTGTCCTCCACCTTTAGCACTATCCTGACACAGTGTTCCTTGGACATCTTCAAG GTGGCTTTGGTGAAGGTGTTCAACTTTGCAACCACCAACATCTTTGAGACACGTGTAGCTGGGAGAATGGTGGCTGACATGTGCAGAGCTGCTTCGAAG tgtcagcCTGCAGAGTCACTCAAGATTTTTGTGCCACACTGCTGCAATGCCATAAACCAAATCGCTGTCA atgaGGAAGTGTTGAATGAGGAGGAGCTTGACAAGGAGTTGTTGTGGAATCTCCAGCTACTGTCTGAG GTGACTCGGGTGGACGGTGACAAGATCCTGCCTTATCGTTCAGAACTGGTCCAGATTTTGCAGTTGACACTCCGACTCAAGTGTAAGCAGGGCTACACTCTAGCTTGCAACCTGCTCCACCACATCCTTCGTTCTTCTGCCCTCATCTACCCCACAGAGTACTGCAGTGTGCCAGGAGGCTTCCACCAACCAATCAGTGACTACCTACCCATCAAG GACTGGGGTCGGCCTGGGGACCTGTGGAATTTGGATATCCGGTGGCATGTGCCCAGTGTTGAGGAGACCTCCTTAGCTTTTTATTTACTAGATCTGATCCTCCAGCCTGAACTTCAGCACCTTCAGAGATTTGCACAGGGAGAACAGGACATGAGCAG agatGATGTCCTACAAAGCCTGACCATTGTTCAGCACTGCCTCCTAGGTGCTGGGAGTCTGATGCCTCCACTGAAAGGAGAGCCCATCCCTGAACT GGTCCACAGTATGGTGAATCTAGATGAGACCACCCTCTATACAGGAATGGAGTACG ATAAGTCCAGAGAGAACTACAGAGATGCTATCTGTAGTGTAATGAGACAGCTGCTGC ATTACATCTTGGAGCACTCTGAAGATGACACCAAGTCTCTTTTCTCCATCATCAAG ATTATCAGCGACCTGTTGCACTTCAAAGGTTCTCACAAACATGAGTTTGACTCCCGCTGGAAGAGCTTCAATCTTGTGAAGAAATCAATGGAAAACAGA CTTCACGGCAGAAAGCAGCACATCAGAGCTCTGCTGATAGACAGAGTCATGCTCCAGCATGAG cTGCGAAAGCTCACAGTGGAAGGATGTCAGTACAGGAGCATTCACCAGGAGCTAATGAGAGATCTGTTGAGGCTTTCCACAAGCACCTACAGTCAA GTACGCAGCAGAGCTCAAAATGTGTTGTTCACTGCACTGGGAACCTACAATTTCTGCTGCAGAGATCTGATCCCCCATGTCCTAGAGTTTCTCAACCCGGACAACAGCAgtgtcaaacagcagcagttcaAA GGTGCCTTGTACTGTCTCCTGGGGAATCACAGCGGGGTGTGCCTGGCCAATCTGCACGACTGGGAGTGCATTGCTCTGACATGGCCCGCCATTGTACGTTCTGGCCTCAGCTCAGCCATGTCTCTGGAGAAGCCGTCCATTGTGCGGCTCTTCGATGACCTCGCAGACAAAATCCATCGCCAGTATGAGACCATCGGCATCGACTTCTCT ATCCCTGGTGACTGCTGTGCTGTGGCCAAACAACTTATGATTACTGGAAATCCTTTTCCTGAGGACCCTGTCCCTTCAGAGGAAGAAACAGGAGAAGGTCTAAAGAGGCAGGAGCTCAAGAACTCTGAGTCTGTTGA GAAATACAAACAACTCATTGGTGATCTGCTGGACTGCCTCAGCAACAGGAACAT GCCTTGGAAGTTCGAACATATTGCAATTGGCTTCCTGTCGTTGCTCCTGAGAGACGACCACCAACTCCCACCACCTGCTGTCATGTTCTTTGTCAAAAGCCTCAACCATGACTCCCTCTATGTCCGCAAG GTGGCAATATCAGCTGTAGCGGGGATCatgaaacaaataaagagaCCACATAAGAAAGTCCCCATCAGCCCCTCTGAGCTTT GTGGAGTGAAGGAACCTTTGGGTATCGTAGCAGGCGATCGTCCAGACAACCAATGGCTCCAGTATAACAGCAGCAGCCTGCCACGCACACAGCAGGACTGGgatcactgtgtgtttgtggaaaaGACTCACTGGGGTTACTACTGCTGGCCAAG AAAACTGATGATGTATGCACCCCATGAGGAGCAACCCAAACAGAACTTGGCCAGAGATGAAATGACAGAG CGGGAGCAGATCATCTTTGACCATTTCTCAGACCCAGTATTCATCAACCAGTTCATCGAGTTTCTCTCCCTTGAAGACCGTAAGGGCAAGGACAAGTTTAGCCCTCGCAGGTTCTGTTTGTTCAAG GGATTGTTCCGCAATTTCAGCGATGCCTTTCTGCCTGTGCTGCAGCCACACATGGAGCGCCTAGTGGCAGACTCCCACGAGAGCAAGCAGCGTTGTGTTGCAGAGATCATCTCTGGGCTGATCAGAGGCTGCAAACACTGGAGCTACTCAAAG GTTGAGAGTCTTTGGGAGTTGCTGTGTCCACTGCTCCGCACTGCCCTGTCAAACATCACAATAGAAACCTACGCAGATTGGGGCACCTGCATCGCCACAGCCTGT GAAAGCAGAGACCCACGCAAGCTTTACTGGTTGTTTGAGATGCTAATGGAGTCTCCAGTCAACGGCGAAGGGGGCTCCTTTGTAGATGCCTG TCGTCTGTATGTCCTGCAGGGAGGCTTAGCTCAGCAGGAGTGGCGTGTTCCAGAGCTCCTCCACAGGTTGCTGCAATACCTGGAACCCAAACTTACACAGGTCTACAAGAATGTACGGGAACGAATCGGAAG TGTGCTCACATACATCTTCATGATTGATGTGAGCTTGCCGTACACCCAGCCAACCACCTCACCACGCATCTCGGATTTCACCGAGCGGATTCTGTTGCAGCTGAAGCCTCTAACCGAGGGTGATGAGGAGATCCAGAACCATGTGATTGAGGAGAATGAGGTAGGAGAGCAGGATGAGAGGACGCAAGCCATCAAGCTACTCAAAACAG TGCTAAAGTGGCTGATTGCAAGTGCTGGTCGCTCCTTCTCCACTGCTGTCCCAGAACAGCTACGGTTGCTCCCCCTGCTCTTCAAG attgctccagttGAGAATGATGACAGTTATGATGAGCTGAAGAGGGATGCAAAGACCTGCTTGTCTCTGATGTCTCAGGGACTCCTTTACATGGAGCAGATCCCCATGGTCCTCAGCACCCTGCAGGAG ATTGCTGGCAGTAGCTCTTGGCACGCTCGCTACACGGTGCTCACATATCTCCAGATTATGGTTTTTTACAACCTGTTCACCTTCATGAGTGACCAGAAAGCAGTGAATGATGTGCGGGCACTGGTGATACGACTGCTGGAGGATGAGCAGCTGGAG CTTCACTGTAGTGATTCAGCACTCTCCTCCTGGCTCTCCACTCTCCACCCCCCCTCTGGTCCTCTAGCTGTTGCTATGGAAACCACAGGCTGCAGTAATCTGTTGCTATGGAGATAA
- the psme4a gene encoding proteasome activator complex subunit 4A isoform X1, with translation MKKAQSDTLGFVPQKDIVYNKLLPYADRLDGESNDILSKIKGNLGRAVQLREIWPGVLFWTRKLSTYMRLYGRKFSKEDHVLFIKLLYELVTIPKLEISMMQGLARLLINLLKKRELLSREDLELPWRPLYELHDRILFSKTEHLGLNWFPNSPRPRSSSKLIMIKLVQRCSVESVLKMLVKSCRPYFSESATQEMLDEWRPLLCPFDVTMQRAISYLELFLPTTLPPELHNKGFKLWFDELINLWVSVQNLPSWEVHLVSLFARLANDNIGYIDWDPYIPKIFTRILRSLNLPVGTSQMMVPRYVTNAYDISHVVLWVSSLLGGPSKQTQAQLSGLFNSITSFFHPSNHGRWLMKLMKLLQRLPASVVRRLHRERYRKPTWLTPIPDSHKLTEEDITDFVESMMQPVLLAMFSKTGSLDAAQALQNLALMRPELVIPPVLEKTYPALETLTEPHQLTATLSCMIGVARSLVSGGQRFPEGPTHMLPLLMRALPGVDPNDFSKCMITFQFIATFVTLVPLVDCSSVLHERTDLTEVEREMCSASAEFEDFVLQFMDRCFALIDSSTLEQTREETETEKMTHLESLVELGLSSTFSTILTQCSLDIFKVALVKVFNFATTNIFETRVAGRMVADMCRAASKCQPAESLKIFVPHCCNAINQIAVNEEVLNEEELDKELLWNLQLLSEVTRVDGDKILPYRSELVQILQLTLRLKCKQGYTLACNLLHHILRSSALIYPTEYCSVPGGFHQPISDYLPIKDWGRPGDLWNLDIRWHVPSVEETSLAFYLLDLILQPELQHLQRFAQGEQDMSRDDVLQSLTIVQHCLLGAGSLMPPLKGEPIPELVHSMVNLDETTLYTGMEYDKSRENYRDAICSVMRQLLHYILEHSEDDTKSLFSIIKIISDLLHFKGSHKHEFDSRWKSFNLVKKSMENRLHGRKQHIRALLIDRVMLQHELRKLTVEGCQYRSIHQELMRDLLRLSTSTYSQVRSRAQNVLFTALGTYNFCCRDLIPHVLEFLNPDNSSVKQQQFKGALYCLLGNHSGVCLANLHDWECIALTWPAIVRSGLSSAMSLEKPSIVRLFDDLADKIHRQYETIGIDFSIPGDCCAVAKQLMITGNPFPEDPVPSEEETGEGLKRQELKNSESVEKYKQLIGDLLDCLSNRNMPWKFEHIAIGFLSLLLRDDHQLPPPAVMFFVKSLNHDSLYVRKVAISAVAGIMKQIKRPHKKVPISPSELCGVKEPLGIVAGDRPDNQWLQYNSSSLPRTQQDWDHCVFVEKTHWGYYCWPRKLMMYAPHEEQPKQNLARDEMTEREQIIFDHFSDPVFINQFIEFLSLEDRKGKDKFSPRRFCLFKGLFRNFSDAFLPVLQPHMERLVADSHESKQRCVAEIISGLIRGCKHWSYSKVESLWELLCPLLRTALSNITIETYADWGTCIATACESRDPRKLYWLFEMLMESPVNGEGGSFVDACRLYVLQGGLAQQEWRVPELLHRLLQYLEPKLTQVYKNVRERIGSVLTYIFMIDVSLPYTQPTTSPRISDFTERILLQLKPLTEGDEEIQNHVIEENEVGEQDERTQAIKLLKTVLKWLIASAGRSFSTAVPEQLRLLPLLFKIAPVENDDSYDELKRDAKTCLSLMSQGLLYMEQIPMVLSTLQEIAGSSSWHARYTVLTYLQIMVFYNLFTFMSDQKAVNDVRALVIRLLEDEQLEVREMAATTLSGFLQCNFLSMDSPMQAHFEALCKTSLPKKRKRELGSIVDTIPSADLVRRHAGVLGLSACILSSPYDVPTWMPQLLMDLSAHLNDTQPIEMTVKKTLSNFRRTHHDNWQQHKQQFTDDQLLVLTDLLVSPCYYA, from the exons GCCTCGTTCATCCTCTAAACTCATAATGATAAAATTGGTTCAGAGGTG CTCTGTGGAAAGTGTGTTGAAAATGCTAGTGAAAAGCTGCAGACC CTACTTTTCTGAGTCTGCTACTCAGGAGATGCTGGATGAGTGGAGACCACTCCTCTGTCCCTTTGATGTCACCATGCAAAGAGCAATCAGCTACCTTGAGCTCTTTCTCCCCACGActctgcctccagagctgcaCAACAAGGGGTTCAA attgtGGTTTGATGAACTGATCAACTTATGGGTGTCTGTGCAAAATCTTCCAAGCTGGGAAGTG CATCTGGTCAGTCTCTTTGCTCGCTTGGCTAATGACAACATTGGCTACATTGATTGGGACCCCTATATCCCTAAG atTTTCACAAGAATTCTGAGGAGTTTGAATCTCCCTGTGGGGACCAGTCAGATGATGGTACCACGATATGTCACCAATGCCTACGACATCAGCCATGTGGTGCTTTGGGTCTCATCCCTCCTG GGAGGACCCAGCAAGCAAACTCAAGCACAACTCAGTGGCCTTTTCAACAGTATTACATCCTTCTTCCACCCATCAAACCATGGCCGCTGGTTG ATGAAGCTCATGAAGCTGCTCCAGCGTCTCCCAGCCAGTGTGGTACGGCGGCTGCACAGAGAGCGCTACAGAAAGCCCACGTGGTTAACACCGATACCAGACAGTCACAAGCTCACAGAGGAGGATATCACTGACTTTGTGGAGAGTATGATGCAGCCGGTTCTGCTTGCCATGTTCAGCAAGACGGGAAGTCTCGATGCAGCACAGGCCCTGCAAAACTTGGCTCTAATGAGGCCTGAGTTGGTCATTCCCCCTGTGCTAGAGAA GACATACCCTGCTCTGGAGACTCTAACAGAGCCCCACCAGCTGACAGCCACTCTGAGCTGCATGATTGGTGTGGCACGGAGCCTGGTGTCAGGTGGGCAGCGCTTTCCTGAGGGACCCACTCACATGCTGCCCCTGCTTATGAGGGCTCTGCCAGGCGTTGACCCAAATGACTTCAGCAAGTGCATG ATCACATTCCAGTTTATTGCTACATTTGTGACTCTTGTGCCTTTGGTGGACTGTTCGTCTGTCCTACATGAAAGAACTGACTTGACAGAG GTGGAAAGAGAGATGTGCTCAGCCTCAGCTGAGTTTGAAGACTTTGTTCTTCAGTTCATGGACAG ATGCTTTGCCCTCATAGACAGCAGCACTCTGGAACAAACTCgtgaggaaacagaaacagagaaaatgactcATTTGGAGAGTCTGGTAGAGCTTGGCCTGTCCTCCACCTTTAGCACTATCCTGACACAGTGTTCCTTGGACATCTTCAAG GTGGCTTTGGTGAAGGTGTTCAACTTTGCAACCACCAACATCTTTGAGACACGTGTAGCTGGGAGAATGGTGGCTGACATGTGCAGAGCTGCTTCGAAG tgtcagcCTGCAGAGTCACTCAAGATTTTTGTGCCACACTGCTGCAATGCCATAAACCAAATCGCTGTCA atgaGGAAGTGTTGAATGAGGAGGAGCTTGACAAGGAGTTGTTGTGGAATCTCCAGCTACTGTCTGAG GTGACTCGGGTGGACGGTGACAAGATCCTGCCTTATCGTTCAGAACTGGTCCAGATTTTGCAGTTGACACTCCGACTCAAGTGTAAGCAGGGCTACACTCTAGCTTGCAACCTGCTCCACCACATCCTTCGTTCTTCTGCCCTCATCTACCCCACAGAGTACTGCAGTGTGCCAGGAGGCTTCCACCAACCAATCAGTGACTACCTACCCATCAAG GACTGGGGTCGGCCTGGGGACCTGTGGAATTTGGATATCCGGTGGCATGTGCCCAGTGTTGAGGAGACCTCCTTAGCTTTTTATTTACTAGATCTGATCCTCCAGCCTGAACTTCAGCACCTTCAGAGATTTGCACAGGGAGAACAGGACATGAGCAG agatGATGTCCTACAAAGCCTGACCATTGTTCAGCACTGCCTCCTAGGTGCTGGGAGTCTGATGCCTCCACTGAAAGGAGAGCCCATCCCTGAACT GGTCCACAGTATGGTGAATCTAGATGAGACCACCCTCTATACAGGAATGGAGTACG ATAAGTCCAGAGAGAACTACAGAGATGCTATCTGTAGTGTAATGAGACAGCTGCTGC ATTACATCTTGGAGCACTCTGAAGATGACACCAAGTCTCTTTTCTCCATCATCAAG ATTATCAGCGACCTGTTGCACTTCAAAGGTTCTCACAAACATGAGTTTGACTCCCGCTGGAAGAGCTTCAATCTTGTGAAGAAATCAATGGAAAACAGA CTTCACGGCAGAAAGCAGCACATCAGAGCTCTGCTGATAGACAGAGTCATGCTCCAGCATGAG cTGCGAAAGCTCACAGTGGAAGGATGTCAGTACAGGAGCATTCACCAGGAGCTAATGAGAGATCTGTTGAGGCTTTCCACAAGCACCTACAGTCAA GTACGCAGCAGAGCTCAAAATGTGTTGTTCACTGCACTGGGAACCTACAATTTCTGCTGCAGAGATCTGATCCCCCATGTCCTAGAGTTTCTCAACCCGGACAACAGCAgtgtcaaacagcagcagttcaAA GGTGCCTTGTACTGTCTCCTGGGGAATCACAGCGGGGTGTGCCTGGCCAATCTGCACGACTGGGAGTGCATTGCTCTGACATGGCCCGCCATTGTACGTTCTGGCCTCAGCTCAGCCATGTCTCTGGAGAAGCCGTCCATTGTGCGGCTCTTCGATGACCTCGCAGACAAAATCCATCGCCAGTATGAGACCATCGGCATCGACTTCTCT ATCCCTGGTGACTGCTGTGCTGTGGCCAAACAACTTATGATTACTGGAAATCCTTTTCCTGAGGACCCTGTCCCTTCAGAGGAAGAAACAGGAGAAGGTCTAAAGAGGCAGGAGCTCAAGAACTCTGAGTCTGTTGA GAAATACAAACAACTCATTGGTGATCTGCTGGACTGCCTCAGCAACAGGAACAT GCCTTGGAAGTTCGAACATATTGCAATTGGCTTCCTGTCGTTGCTCCTGAGAGACGACCACCAACTCCCACCACCTGCTGTCATGTTCTTTGTCAAAAGCCTCAACCATGACTCCCTCTATGTCCGCAAG GTGGCAATATCAGCTGTAGCGGGGATCatgaaacaaataaagagaCCACATAAGAAAGTCCCCATCAGCCCCTCTGAGCTTT GTGGAGTGAAGGAACCTTTGGGTATCGTAGCAGGCGATCGTCCAGACAACCAATGGCTCCAGTATAACAGCAGCAGCCTGCCACGCACACAGCAGGACTGGgatcactgtgtgtttgtggaaaaGACTCACTGGGGTTACTACTGCTGGCCAAG AAAACTGATGATGTATGCACCCCATGAGGAGCAACCCAAACAGAACTTGGCCAGAGATGAAATGACAGAG CGGGAGCAGATCATCTTTGACCATTTCTCAGACCCAGTATTCATCAACCAGTTCATCGAGTTTCTCTCCCTTGAAGACCGTAAGGGCAAGGACAAGTTTAGCCCTCGCAGGTTCTGTTTGTTCAAG GGATTGTTCCGCAATTTCAGCGATGCCTTTCTGCCTGTGCTGCAGCCACACATGGAGCGCCTAGTGGCAGACTCCCACGAGAGCAAGCAGCGTTGTGTTGCAGAGATCATCTCTGGGCTGATCAGAGGCTGCAAACACTGGAGCTACTCAAAG GTTGAGAGTCTTTGGGAGTTGCTGTGTCCACTGCTCCGCACTGCCCTGTCAAACATCACAATAGAAACCTACGCAGATTGGGGCACCTGCATCGCCACAGCCTGT GAAAGCAGAGACCCACGCAAGCTTTACTGGTTGTTTGAGATGCTAATGGAGTCTCCAGTCAACGGCGAAGGGGGCTCCTTTGTAGATGCCTG TCGTCTGTATGTCCTGCAGGGAGGCTTAGCTCAGCAGGAGTGGCGTGTTCCAGAGCTCCTCCACAGGTTGCTGCAATACCTGGAACCCAAACTTACACAGGTCTACAAGAATGTACGGGAACGAATCGGAAG TGTGCTCACATACATCTTCATGATTGATGTGAGCTTGCCGTACACCCAGCCAACCACCTCACCACGCATCTCGGATTTCACCGAGCGGATTCTGTTGCAGCTGAAGCCTCTAACCGAGGGTGATGAGGAGATCCAGAACCATGTGATTGAGGAGAATGAGGTAGGAGAGCAGGATGAGAGGACGCAAGCCATCAAGCTACTCAAAACAG TGCTAAAGTGGCTGATTGCAAGTGCTGGTCGCTCCTTCTCCACTGCTGTCCCAGAACAGCTACGGTTGCTCCCCCTGCTCTTCAAG attgctccagttGAGAATGATGACAGTTATGATGAGCTGAAGAGGGATGCAAAGACCTGCTTGTCTCTGATGTCTCAGGGACTCCTTTACATGGAGCAGATCCCCATGGTCCTCAGCACCCTGCAGGAG ATTGCTGGCAGTAGCTCTTGGCACGCTCGCTACACGGTGCTCACATATCTCCAGATTATGGTTTTTTACAACCTGTTCACCTTCATGAGTGACCAGAAAGCAGTGAATGATGTGCGGGCACTGGTGATACGACTGCTGGAGGATGAGCAGCTGGAG GTAAGAGAAATGGCCGCCACTACACTCAGTGGCTTCCTTCAGTGCAATTTCCTGTCCATGGACAGCCCCATGCAGGCACATTTTGAGGCTCTCTGCAAGACCTCCTTACctaagaagaggaagagggagctCGGCTCTATAGTGGACACTATACCCTCTGCTG ACCTGGTGCGACGCCATGCTGGTGTTCTTGGTCTGAGTGCTTGTATTCTCTCCAGCCCATATGATGTGCCCACCTGGATGCCCCAGCTCTTGATGGACCTGAGTGCTCACCTCAATGACACACAGCCCATTGAA ATGACTGTGAAGAAAACTCTGTCAAACTTCCGACGGACTCACCATGACAACTGGCAGCAACATAAGCAGCAGTTCACAGATGATCAGCTGCTCGTCCTGACTGACTTGCTGGTCTCCCCCTGTTACTATGCCTAA